One part of the Arabidopsis thaliana chromosome 1 sequence genome encodes these proteins:
- a CDS encoding WD repeat protein (unknown protein; FUNCTIONS IN: molecular_function unknown; INVOLVED IN: biological_process unknown; LOCATED IN: endoplasmic reticulum; EXPRESSED IN: 25 plant structures; EXPRESSED DURING: 15 growth stages; Has 34 Blast hits to 34 proteins in 11 species: Archae - 0; Bacteria - 0; Metazoa - 0; Fungi - 0; Plants - 34; Viruses - 0; Other Eukaryotes - 0 (source: NCBI BLink).), which yields MSSMTEKEKERDPPPPHQEIEETTPLLENSQPESELRSTTAAAKVPEVEIHLYKCGKGPIDVFKSNLGGYEQDQLEVRSILEKYGLKAIFAFNVEKGRAVPIRFHPRNGRSVLPYRDGAVIYIDGEPQDSLLKPITRIILGVVIVTLLITFLLKDPPAWIKNNISIGTFPPWVLACIVIVFTRARKRTRDFFKKYGW from the exons ATGTCATCGATGacggagaaggagaaggagagagatccaccaccaccacatcAAGAGATTGAAGAGACTACTCCGTTGCTCGAAAATTCTCAACCGGAAAGTGAATTGAGATCGACGACCGCGGCGGCGAAGGTTCCTGAGGTGGAGATTCATCTGTATAAGTGTGGAAAAGGTCCGATCGATGTGTTCAAGTCAAATCTCGGCGGTTATGAGCAGGATCAGCTCGAGGTTCGATCTATTCTTGAGAAATATGGCTTGAAAGCAATCTTCGCTTTCAACGTTGAGAAAGGTCGTGCTGTTCCGATCAGATTTCACCCTAGGAATGGTCGGTCTGTGTTGCCTTATAGGGATGGTGCCGTCATTTACATCGACGGTGAACCTCAG gatTCCCTGCTCAAACCCATCACCAGAATCATTCTCGGAGTTGTGATTGTTACGCTCTTAATAACATTTCTATTGAAAGACCCTCCAGCTTGGATCAAGAACAACATCTCCATTGGGACCTTTCCTCCATGGGTGCTCGCATGCATAGTTATAGTTTTCACTCGAGCTAGAAAGAGAACCAGGGACTTCTTCAAGAAGTATGGCTGGTAG
- the CPB gene encoding Subunits of heterodimeric actin filament capping protein Capz superfamily (Subunits of heterodimeric actin filament capping protein Capz superfamily; FUNCTIONS IN: actin binding; INVOLVED IN: actin cytoskeleton organization; LOCATED IN: F-actin capping protein complex, cytoplasm; EXPRESSED IN: 22 plant structures; EXPRESSED DURING: 15 growth stages; CONTAINS InterPro DOMAIN/s: F-actin capping protein, beta subunit conserved site (InterPro:IPR019771), F-actin capping protein, beta subunit (InterPro:IPR001698); Has 482 Blast hits to 480 proteins in 195 species: Archae - 0; Bacteria - 0; Metazoa - 232; Fungi - 143; Plants - 34; Viruses - 0; Other Eukaryotes - 73 (source: NCBI BLink).) has protein sequence MEAALGLLRRMPPKQSETALSALLSLIPQHSSDLLSQVDLPLQVLRDIESGKDFILCEYNRDADSYRSPWSNKYLPPLEDALYPSSELRKLEVEANDIFAIYRDQYYEGGISSVYMWEDDNEGFVACFLIKKDGSKSGHGRRGCLEEGAWDAIHVIQVGSEEEEMAQYCLTSTIMLSLTTDDESSGKFGLSGSIRRQMKMELAVADGHLCNMGRMIEELEGKLRNSLDQVYFGKTREMVCTLRPPAEIVQMRLPDT, from the exons ATGGAGGCAGCTTTGGGACTTCTCCGGAGAATGCCGCCGAAGCAGTCGGAGACGGCTCTATCTGCTCTTCTAAGCCTCATTCCTCAACATTCTTCCGATCTTCTCTCTCAAGTCGATCTCCCTCTTCAG GTGTTACGTGATATTGAAAGTGGGAAAGATTTCATCTTGTGTGAGTATAATAGAGATGCAGATTCCTACAG GTCACCTTGGTCAAATAAGTATCTTCCTCCGCTAGAGGATGCTCTTTACCCATCTTCTGAATTAAGAAAGCTTGAAGTTGAAGCCAACGATATCTTTGCGATCTATCGTGACCA GTATTATGAAGGTGGTATATCTTCAGTCTACATGTGGGAGGATGATAATGAAGGCTTTGTGGCATGTTTCCTTATCAAGAAAG ATGGGTCAAAGTCAGGTCATGGTCGGAGGGGATGCCTGGAGGAAGGAGCGTGGGATGCCATACATGTTATACAG GTTGGTTcagaggaggaggaaatggCACAATATTGCTTAACAAGTACCATCATGCTTTCTCTGACAACTGATGATGAGTCTTCGGGCAAATTCGGCTTATCTGGATCAATTAGAAGACAA ATGAAAATGGAGCTAGCAGTAGCTGACGGACACCTGTGCAATATGGGGAGAATGATTGAAGAATTGGAAGGCAAACTGAGGAACTCACTTGATCAG GTTTACTTTGGGAAGACAAGAGAAATGGTTTGCACATTGCGTCCACCAGCTGAGATTGTACAAATGAGATTGCCTGACACCTGA
- the CSTF64 gene encoding cleavage stimulating factor 64 (cleavage stimulating factor 64 (CSTF64); CONTAINS InterPro DOMAIN/s: RNA recognition motif, RNP-1 (InterPro:IPR000504), Nucleotide-binding, alpha-beta plait (InterPro:IPR012677); BEST Arabidopsis thaliana protein match is: RNA-binding (RRM/RBD/RNP motifs) family protein (TAIR:AT4G00830.3); Has 21430 Blast hits to 18533 proteins in 865 species: Archae - 10; Bacteria - 1688; Metazoa - 9678; Fungi - 3064; Plants - 4656; Viruses - 0; Other Eukaryotes - 2334 (source: NCBI BLink).), protein MASSSSQRRCVFVGNIPYDATEEQLREICGEVGPVVSFRLVTDRETGKPKGYGFCEYKDEETALSARRNLQSYEINGRQLRVDFAENDKGTDKTRDQSQGGPGLPSTTTVTESQKQIGGPVDSNMHQPVGLHLATTAASVIAGALGGPQVGSQFTQSNLQVPASDPLALHLAKMSRSQLTEIISSIKLMATQNKEHARQLLVSRPQLLKAVFLAQVMLGIVSPQVLQSPNIVQAPSHMTGSSIQDAQLSGQNLLPPLAQRSQQLSRAPHSQYPVQQSSKQPFSQIPQLVAQPGPSSVNPPPRSQVKVENAPFQRQQVVPASTNIGYSSQNSVPNNAIQPSQVPHQALPNSVMQQGGQTVSLNFGKRINEGPPHQSMNRPSKMMKVEDRRTTSLPGGHVSNSMLPNQAQAPQTHISPDVQSTLLQQVMNLTPEQLRLLTPEQQQEVLKLQQALKQDHMMQPS, encoded by the exons AtggcttcatcatcatcccaaCGACGCTGCGTTTTTG TTGGGAACATTCCTTACGACGCGACCGAGGAACAACTTAGAGAAATTTGTGGAGAAGTTGGACCTGTTGTCTCGTTTAG ATTAGTTACGGATAGAGAAACTGGTAAACCAAAAGGCTACGGATTTTGTGAGTATAAAGACGAAGAAACAGCATTAAGTGCTCGTCGTAATCTTCAGAGTTATGAAATCAATGGTCGTCAATTAAGAGTTGATTTTGCTGAGAATGACAAAGGCACTGACAAAACCCGTGATCAG AGTCAAGGAGGACCTGGTTTGCCATCTACTACTACtg TGACAGAGTCTCAAAAGCAGATTGGAGGGCCAGTAGATTCAAATATGCATCAGCCAGTTGGTCTCCACCTTGCTACAACAGCTGCATCTGTTATAGCGGGTGCGCTAGGTGGTCCTCAGGTCGGTTCGCAGTTTACGCAAAGTAATCTGCAGGTTCCAGCTAGTGATCCCCTGGCTCTTCATCTAGCCAAGATGTCAAGAAGTCAGCTTACTGAAATTATATCGTCCATTAAG TTAATGGCTACACAAAATAAGGAACATGCTAGACAGTTGTTGGTTTCAAGACCTCAGTTGCTAAAAGCTGTTTTCCTG GCGCAGGTAATGCTTGGGATTGTGAGTCCGCAAGTG TTACAGTCGCCAAATATTGTTCAGGCCCCAAGTCATATGACAGGGTCTTCAATTCAAGATGCGCAATTATCTGGTCAAAACCTTTTACCGCCACTGGCACAAAGGTCACAGCAGCTAAGTCGTGCTCCCCATAGTCAGTATCCTGTCCAGCAATCTTCTAAACAACCTTTTAGTCAGATTCCACAACTAGTAGCACAACCAGGTCCTTCTTCTGTGAATCCTCCTCCTAGATCCCAAGTTAAAGTCGAAAACGCTCCATTCCAACGCCAGCAAGTGGTTCCAGCTTCCACCAACATAGGTTATAGTAGTCAGAATTCAGTTCCGAATAATGCTATCCAGCCATCTCAAGTACCCCACCAAGCATTACCAAATTCTGTGATGCAG CAAGGTGGGCAAACGGTATCATTAAATTTTGGCAAAAGAATAAACGAGGGTCCTCCTCATCAATCAATGAACAGACCATcaaagatgatgaaagtgGAGGATAGGAGAACTACTTCACTCCCTGGAGGTCATGTGTCTAATTCAATGCTTCCGAATCAAGCACAAGCTCCCCAG ACACATATCTCTCCCGATGTTCAGTCAACATTGCTCCAGCAAGTAATGAACCTTACGCCAGAACAGTTGAGATTACTGACTCCAGAGCAACAACAAGAGGTCTTAAAGCTGCAACAAGCCCTCAAGCAAGACCACATGATGCAGCCTTCATAG